In Cytobacillus oceanisediminis, the following proteins share a genomic window:
- the parE gene encoding DNA topoisomerase IV subunit B, with protein MARNQEAFDYNDDAIQVLEGLEAVRKRPGMYIGSTDARGLHHLVYEIVDNAVDEALAGYGDHIIVRIHKDNSISVQDKGRGMPTGMHKMGKPTPEVILTVLHAGGKFGQGGYKTSGGLHGVGASVVNALSEWLVVKIKRDGFVYEQRFEQGGKPVTTLEKVGKTNQSGTTIHFKPDPSIFSTTTYNYETLCERLRESAFLLKGMKIEIIDERNDFHDVFHYENGIEAFVEYLNEEKDVLHPVVSFEGESNGIEVDFAFQFNDGYSENVLSFVNNVRTKDGGTHEAGSKTAMTRAFNEYARKVNLLKEKDKNLDGADLREGFTAIVSVRVPEELLQFEGQTKGKLGTSEARSSVDSVVSEHLSYFLEENPETSSLLIKKAIKAFQAREAARKAREEARSGKKRKKSEAMLSGKLTPAQSRNPQRNELYLVEGDSAGGSAKQGRDRRFQAVLPLRGKVINTEKAKLQDIFKNEEINTIIHAVGAGVGADFNLDDVNYDKVIIMTDADTDGAHIQVLLLTFFYRYMKPLLEAGKVFIALPPLYKVSKGSGKKEVIEYAWSDDDLQDTIKKVGKGYMLQRYKGLGEMNADQLWETTMDPESRTLIRVKIDDAARAERRVTTLMGDKVEPRRKWIESNVAFGLEEDGSILENENISVLEEDGVES; from the coding sequence GTGGCAAGAAATCAGGAAGCTTTTGACTACAATGATGATGCCATACAGGTACTCGAAGGGCTTGAAGCTGTTAGGAAACGCCCTGGGATGTACATTGGAAGTACGGATGCAAGGGGTTTGCACCATCTTGTATATGAGATTGTCGATAATGCTGTCGATGAAGCACTGGCAGGTTACGGGGATCATATCATTGTCAGAATACATAAAGATAATTCAATAAGTGTTCAAGATAAAGGACGCGGTATGCCTACAGGTATGCACAAAATGGGCAAGCCGACTCCAGAAGTTATATTGACTGTCCTTCACGCTGGGGGAAAGTTTGGCCAGGGAGGCTATAAGACAAGCGGCGGGCTGCATGGTGTTGGTGCATCCGTAGTCAACGCCCTCTCCGAGTGGCTTGTTGTTAAAATTAAACGTGACGGCTTTGTGTATGAACAGCGTTTTGAGCAGGGCGGAAAGCCGGTGACCACGCTGGAAAAGGTGGGTAAGACAAATCAATCAGGGACTACCATCCACTTTAAGCCAGATCCGTCGATTTTTTCGACTACCACGTATAATTACGAAACACTCTGCGAGCGTCTACGTGAATCTGCTTTCCTTCTTAAAGGAATGAAAATAGAAATCATAGATGAACGCAATGACTTTCATGACGTTTTTCACTATGAAAATGGCATAGAAGCATTTGTTGAATATTTAAATGAAGAAAAGGATGTTCTTCACCCTGTAGTAAGCTTCGAAGGCGAAAGTAATGGTATTGAAGTGGACTTTGCTTTTCAATTCAATGATGGATACTCAGAAAATGTCCTTTCATTCGTCAACAACGTCCGCACAAAAGACGGCGGTACGCATGAGGCTGGATCCAAAACAGCGATGACAAGGGCTTTTAATGAATATGCCCGCAAAGTGAATCTTCTGAAGGAGAAAGATAAAAACCTGGATGGAGCAGATCTGCGGGAAGGATTCACGGCTATCGTCTCTGTTCGTGTCCCGGAGGAGCTTTTGCAGTTTGAGGGCCAGACGAAAGGCAAACTGGGAACCAGTGAAGCACGTTCGTCTGTTGATTCTGTTGTATCCGAGCATTTGTCTTATTTCCTTGAAGAAAACCCTGAGACAAGCTCCCTGTTAATCAAAAAGGCGATTAAAGCTTTCCAGGCAAGAGAAGCTGCCCGCAAAGCACGTGAGGAAGCAAGGAGCGGGAAGAAGCGGAAAAAATCTGAAGCAATGCTTTCTGGAAAACTTACCCCAGCACAATCACGGAACCCGCAAAGAAACGAATTATATCTGGTTGAGGGAGATTCTGCCGGGGGATCTGCTAAACAGGGAAGGGACAGGCGCTTCCAGGCTGTGCTCCCGCTTAGAGGTAAAGTAATCAACACAGAAAAAGCAAAGCTCCAGGATATCTTTAAAAATGAAGAAATCAATACGATTATCCATGCAGTTGGGGCAGGCGTTGGCGCAGATTTTAATCTGGACGACGTCAACTACGATAAGGTAATCATCATGACAGATGCCGATACGGATGGAGCACATATTCAGGTGCTTTTGCTCACTTTCTTTTACAGGTATATGAAACCGCTGCTTGAAGCGGGCAAGGTGTTCATTGCGCTGCCCCCCTTGTATAAAGTAAGCAAAGGTTCAGGCAAAAAAGAAGTGATTGAGTATGCATGGAGTGATGATGACCTGCAGGATACCATTAAAAAAGTGGGTAAGGGCTATATGCTTCAGCGCTATAAAGGGCTCGGAGAAATGAACGCTGATCAGCTCTGGGAGACGACTATGGATCCAGAGTCGCGCACACTGATCCGCGTAAAGATTGATGATGCAGCAAGAGCTGAACGCCGTGTGACCACATTGATGGGCGATAAGGTTGAACCTCGCCGCAAATGGATCGAATCCAATGTAGCGTTCGGTCTTGAAGAAGATGGAAGTATACTTGAAAATGAGAATATTTCAGTACTAGAGGAGGATGGTGTTGAATCATGA